One genomic region from Nocardia vinacea encodes:
- a CDS encoding SDR family oxidoreductase translates to MNILGHGYPDIDLKGARVLITGAGRGIGQSTAELFAAKGAEIAIADVDTVAAESAATAIGACAYELDVRARDQWDKVVADFGAVDVLVNNAGVMPAGAFLDEPDAVGRTTIDINVWGLIHGMRAVVPGMIERRRGHVVNVASLAGKIPVAGLAVYNASKFAAVGLSAATRLEFAPQGVSVSCVMPSAVRTRLSSGLALGKGMPTVEPEDVAAAILQTCETRKAEVAVPNYLGPIDIALAAAPERAVRLVRRLLDGNRALHPADSETRSRYEQQVRSITE, encoded by the coding sequence ATGAATATTCTCGGTCACGGTTATCCGGATATCGACCTGAAGGGCGCGCGGGTGCTGATCACCGGCGCTGGCCGCGGCATCGGACAGTCGACCGCGGAATTGTTCGCGGCCAAGGGCGCTGAAATCGCCATTGCCGATGTCGATACTGTCGCAGCCGAATCCGCCGCCACCGCGATCGGTGCTTGTGCCTATGAGCTCGACGTCCGTGCCCGCGACCAGTGGGACAAGGTCGTCGCCGACTTCGGTGCGGTGGATGTTCTCGTCAACAATGCGGGTGTCATGCCAGCGGGCGCGTTCCTCGACGAGCCCGACGCGGTCGGCCGCACGACCATCGATATCAACGTCTGGGGTCTCATCCACGGCATGCGTGCAGTGGTGCCCGGCATGATCGAGCGCCGCCGCGGCCACGTCGTCAATGTCGCCTCGCTCGCGGGCAAGATCCCGGTCGCGGGCCTCGCCGTCTACAACGCGAGCAAATTCGCCGCCGTAGGCCTATCCGCCGCAACACGTTTGGAGTTCGCGCCGCAGGGGGTCAGCGTCAGCTGCGTCATGCCGTCGGCCGTCCGCACCCGCCTCTCCTCCGGCCTGGCGCTCGGCAAGGGCATGCCCACCGTTGAACCCGAAGACGTCGCCGCCGCCATCCTGCAAACCTGCGAAACCCGAAAGGCCGAGGTAGCCGTCCCGAACTACCTGGGCCCCATCGACATAGCCCTGGCCGCCGCCCCCGAACGCGCGGTCCGCCTCGTTCGCAGACTCCTCGACGGCAATCGCGCCCTGCACCCCGCCGACTCCGAAACCCGCTCGAGGTACGAACAACAGGTCCGCTCGATCACCGAATAG
- a CDS encoding histidine phosphatase family protein, with protein MQKVLRLDLVSHGMTEAMRKARFPVDESLTEAGRRAIAACGRLTAARVLTGPERRTVETAALMGLPGEEDARLRDLDAGAWRGGELMSVPQDELYAWLTDPQFRGHGGESVTDVVERTRYWMAEIASEGMSTIAVTHPAVIRAALLVTLDAPPKSFWRIDIPPGSVTRLHYRGEWTLHFTA; from the coding sequence GTGCAAAAGGTGCTCAGACTCGACCTGGTCAGCCATGGCATGACCGAGGCGATGCGAAAGGCACGTTTTCCAGTAGACGAATCGCTGACCGAAGCCGGTCGCCGAGCAATCGCGGCGTGTGGCCGCCTGACCGCGGCGCGCGTGCTCACCGGACCCGAACGCCGGACGGTGGAAACGGCTGCGCTGATGGGACTTCCGGGCGAGGAGGACGCCCGGCTGCGCGATCTGGATGCCGGCGCGTGGCGCGGCGGCGAACTGATGTCGGTGCCGCAGGATGAGCTATATGCCTGGCTGACCGACCCGCAGTTCCGTGGTCACGGTGGCGAATCCGTGACCGATGTGGTCGAGCGGACCAGGTACTGGATGGCCGAAATCGCCTCCGAGGGCATGTCCACCATCGCGGTCACCCACCCGGCGGTGATCCGCGCGGCGCTGTTGGTGACCCTGGACGCGCCGCCGAAATCGTTCTGGCGGATCGACATTCCGCCGGGCAGCGTCACCCGGCTGCACTACCGCGGCGAATGGACGTTGCACTTCACGGCGTGA
- a CDS encoding indolepyruvate ferredoxin oxidoreductase family protein, translating into MTELADRELIPAPYDLADRYRVGAGTVVLTGVQAIARQLVEQHVRDLRAGRRVGTFVSGYQGSPLGGVDKMLSGMPNVLAEHDISFVPGLNEELAATSVWGSQADLPAGEATHDGVVGVWYGKGPGLDRATDALRHANMYGANARGGVLLLVGDDPASKSSTVPAVSERSLAAMGIPVLFPRNAREVITMGLHGVALSRASGCLVALKIVADVADGAWTVDGSVGDIDITVPEIEWEGRPFTYLQRPMAAPTDSVFAEADLYGPRWKMVQAYSALNELDVIEVNPARAHIGIAAAGTTFDAVRQALIDLGVDDDALHRAGVRLLRIGMPYPIAPERVRQFADGVERIVVVEDKTAFIEIQIREILYGTADAPQIIGKRDAENRPLFAQDGELTSGRIVAPLRRALQGRLEMKRPLPQPLSLAVLPAKRAAYFCSGCPHNRSTAVPEGSIAGGGIGCHTMVTLSGREDSKVTGLTQMGGEGAQWIGQAAFTSVPHLFQNIGDGTYFHSGQLAVQACIAAGVNITYKLLYNDVVAMTGAQDAEGALAVPMLTHKLTTEGVRQIIICADEPKKYRKRDLAAGTLLWHRDRLDEAQRTLREIPGVTVLIYDQHCAADARRQRKRGTLPVRRTRVVINEAVCEGCGDCGVKSNCLSVQPVDTEFGRKTRIDQTSCNTDYSCMDGDCPSFVTVELPAKAEKRKTTRRPEPPQLPDLPDGAPATTQNVFLAGIGGTGIVTVNQVLATAALRAGYEVASLDQIGLSQKAGPVVSHLRFVSGELEPANRLTPGSADCIVAFDLLAATDNKNLAYGSKQTTLSVASTSKTPTGEMVYDKSVAYPEERELLSRLDQVSRSVRSFDALAAAEVLFGNTAAANFLLVGAAYQIGGLRIPASAIEEAIEINGVAVHANVAAFRWGRVAIARPDEFAAVTAGKTHQRAEIAIPADLFDGVTATGETRRLLELRAVELIGFQGVRVARDYIRTVQHIWEAEQRVTDRTEFSEQVARGLYKFTAYKDEYEVARRLTDPAFLAQVSEQLPDGANLTYRLHPPILRAMGRKKKIGLGPRSHLALRVLAEGKRLRGTKFDPFGYAHVRRVERTLLAHYTEMVTTLATNLAPADYDRAAKAAALPDMVRGYEDIKLANVELYRNGLHDLGIEPPQL; encoded by the coding sequence TATGACCTGGCCGACCGCTACCGCGTCGGCGCGGGCACCGTTGTCCTCACCGGCGTCCAGGCGATTGCTCGACAGCTGGTCGAGCAGCATGTTCGTGATCTGCGCGCCGGACGCCGGGTCGGCACCTTCGTATCCGGATATCAGGGCAGCCCGCTCGGCGGCGTCGACAAGATGCTCAGCGGAATGCCGAATGTATTGGCCGAGCACGATATTTCGTTCGTTCCTGGATTGAACGAGGAACTCGCGGCGACCTCGGTATGGGGCAGCCAAGCAGATCTGCCCGCGGGCGAGGCGACGCATGACGGCGTTGTCGGAGTCTGGTACGGCAAGGGCCCCGGTCTCGATCGCGCGACGGACGCGTTGCGGCACGCCAATATGTACGGCGCGAATGCCCGTGGCGGTGTCCTGTTGCTGGTCGGCGATGATCCCGCCTCCAAGTCCTCGACGGTGCCTGCGGTAAGTGAGCGTTCGCTGGCCGCAATGGGTATTCCGGTGCTTTTTCCGCGTAACGCCCGCGAGGTCATCACGATGGGGCTGCACGGTGTCGCGCTCTCCCGGGCATCGGGATGCCTGGTCGCGTTGAAGATCGTCGCCGATGTCGCCGACGGCGCGTGGACAGTCGACGGCTCGGTCGGCGATATCGACATCACCGTCCCCGAGATCGAATGGGAGGGGCGGCCGTTCACCTACCTCCAGCGACCGATGGCCGCGCCGACGGACAGCGTGTTCGCCGAGGCCGATCTGTACGGGCCGCGCTGGAAGATGGTGCAGGCCTACAGCGCACTCAATGAACTCGACGTCATCGAGGTGAATCCGGCGCGCGCCCACATCGGAATCGCCGCCGCCGGAACCACATTCGATGCCGTGCGCCAGGCTCTGATCGATCTCGGCGTCGATGATGACGCACTGCATCGCGCCGGGGTTCGACTGCTGCGCATCGGCATGCCGTATCCCATTGCACCCGAGCGGGTCCGACAGTTCGCCGATGGGGTCGAGCGGATCGTTGTCGTCGAGGACAAGACCGCGTTCATCGAAATACAGATCCGCGAAATCCTGTACGGCACTGCCGATGCGCCGCAGATAATCGGCAAGCGCGATGCGGAGAACCGGCCGCTGTTCGCGCAGGACGGCGAGCTCACTTCGGGTCGGATCGTGGCTCCGTTGCGCCGCGCGCTGCAGGGTCGGCTGGAGATGAAACGTCCCTTGCCGCAGCCACTGTCGCTCGCGGTTCTGCCCGCGAAGCGGGCCGCCTACTTCTGTAGCGGCTGCCCGCACAACCGGTCCACCGCCGTGCCGGAAGGGTCGATCGCCGGTGGCGGCATCGGCTGCCACACCATGGTGACCCTGTCCGGCCGCGAAGACAGCAAGGTGACCGGGCTGACCCAGATGGGCGGCGAGGGTGCGCAGTGGATCGGTCAGGCCGCGTTCACCTCGGTGCCGCATCTGTTCCAGAACATCGGTGACGGAACGTATTTCCACTCCGGACAACTCGCGGTGCAGGCGTGTATCGCCGCGGGCGTGAATATCACCTACAAGCTGCTCTACAACGATGTCGTCGCGATGACCGGTGCGCAGGACGCCGAGGGCGCACTCGCGGTACCCATGCTGACCCACAAACTCACCACCGAGGGCGTGCGGCAGATCATCATCTGCGCCGATGAACCCAAGAAGTACCGCAAGCGCGACCTCGCCGCCGGAACCCTGCTCTGGCACCGGGATCGGCTCGACGAAGCTCAGCGCACCCTGCGCGAGATTCCCGGCGTGACCGTGCTCATCTACGACCAACACTGCGCCGCCGACGCGCGCCGTCAGCGCAAGCGGGGCACCCTGCCGGTCCGGCGGACCCGGGTGGTCATCAACGAGGCGGTCTGCGAGGGCTGCGGCGATTGCGGTGTCAAGAGCAACTGCCTTTCGGTGCAGCCGGTGGATACCGAATTCGGCCGCAAGACCCGCATCGATCAGACCTCGTGCAATACCGACTACAGCTGTATGGACGGCGATTGCCCCTCTTTCGTAACGGTCGAGCTTCCTGCGAAAGCCGAGAAGCGCAAGACAACTCGACGCCCCGAGCCGCCGCAACTGCCCGACCTGCCGGACGGCGCACCGGCGACGACCCAGAACGTATTCCTCGCTGGTATCGGCGGCACCGGAATCGTGACGGTCAACCAGGTGCTTGCGACCGCGGCATTGCGCGCCGGGTACGAGGTGGCGAGCCTGGATCAGATCGGCCTGAGTCAGAAGGCCGGACCGGTCGTATCGCACCTGCGCTTCGTGAGTGGCGAATTGGAACCGGCGAACCGCCTGACGCCGGGTTCGGCCGACTGCATAGTCGCGTTCGACCTGCTCGCCGCCACCGACAACAAGAATCTGGCCTACGGCTCGAAGCAGACCACCTTGTCCGTCGCGTCGACCAGCAAGACCCCGACCGGCGAAATGGTCTACGACAAGTCCGTCGCGTATCCCGAAGAGCGCGAACTGCTTTCCCGACTCGACCAGGTATCCCGTTCGGTGCGATCGTTCGACGCGCTGGCGGCAGCCGAGGTGCTGTTCGGCAATACCGCCGCCGCCAACTTCCTGCTCGTCGGTGCCGCCTACCAGATCGGTGGCCTGCGCATACCCGCGTCGGCGATCGAGGAGGCCATCGAGATCAACGGCGTCGCGGTGCATGCCAATGTCGCGGCATTCCGTTGGGGGCGGGTGGCGATCGCGCGGCCGGACGAATTCGCCGCTGTCACCGCGGGAAAGACACACCAGCGCGCCGAGATCGCCATTCCAGCAGACCTTTTCGACGGGGTGACCGCGACAGGTGAGACCAGGCGGCTGCTCGAACTGCGTGCCGTCGAGCTGATCGGCTTCCAGGGCGTACGCGTCGCGCGCGACTATATCCGCACCGTGCAGCACATTTGGGAGGCAGAGCAACGCGTCACCGATCGCACCGAGTTCAGCGAGCAGGTGGCCCGCGGTCTCTACAAGTTCACCGCCTACAAAGACGAATACGAGGTGGCCCGCCGCTTGACCGACCCCGCCTTCCTCGCCCAGGTCAGCGAGCAACTCCCCGACGGCGCCAACCTCACCTACCGCCTGCACCCGCCGATCCTGCGCGCCATGGGCCGCAAGAAGAAGATCGGCCTCGGCCCCCGCAGTCACCTCGCCCTGCGTGTCCTCGCCGAGGGAAAGCGCCTGCGCGGCACCAAGTTCGACCCCTTCGGCTACGCCCACGTCCGCCGCGTCGAACGCACTTTGCTCGCCCACTACACGGAAATGGTGACCACCCTGGCCACCAACCTCGCCCCAGCCGACTACGACCGCGCAGCCAAAGCCGCCGCACTCCCCGACATGGTCCGCGGCTACGAGGACATCAAACTGGCCAATGTCGAGCTCTACCGAAACGGTCTCCACGACCTCGGCATCGAACCACCGCAGCTCTGA
- a CDS encoding TetR/AcrR family transcriptional regulator, with product MARLTRSESQARTRADLIATARDLFLTEGYAKTSLERVAEEAGYSKGAVYSNFRTKKELCLEVLGLIHATKFGEVADLIAAGETLDDQLARFHEWAEHTIGDVGWTMLEFEFATVARDDPELQAALVSSLAMMRGAVAAQVQTLSDTIGIPLPMPAEDAATAILSMGIGLGMQRAVDPSIPVRLITDAVRLLVTMGDGPLRAMSPDLTP from the coding sequence ATGGCACGTCTGACCCGGTCCGAAAGTCAGGCCCGTACCAGGGCCGATCTGATCGCGACCGCACGCGATCTCTTCCTGACCGAGGGCTATGCGAAAACCAGCCTGGAGCGAGTCGCCGAGGAGGCTGGCTACTCGAAGGGCGCGGTCTACTCGAACTTCCGCACCAAAAAGGAGCTGTGCCTGGAGGTGCTCGGGCTGATCCATGCGACGAAATTCGGCGAGGTGGCGGATCTGATCGCGGCGGGCGAGACGCTCGACGATCAGCTGGCGCGATTCCACGAATGGGCCGAGCACACCATCGGCGATGTCGGCTGGACCATGCTCGAATTCGAATTCGCCACGGTCGCCCGCGACGATCCGGAACTGCAGGCCGCGCTGGTCTCCAGCCTCGCCATGATGCGCGGCGCCGTCGCGGCGCAGGTGCAGACGCTTTCGGACACGATCGGAATCCCGCTGCCGATGCCCGCAGAGGACGCCGCGACCGCGATCCTGAGCATGGGCATCGGGCTCGGCATGCAGCGGGCCGTCGATCCGTCGATTCCGGTGCGGCTGATCACCGATGCGGTACGGCTGCTCGTGACGATGGGCGATGGACCGCTGAGGGCGATGAGCCCGGATCTCACGCCGTGA
- a CDS encoding patatin-like phospholipase family protein yields the protein MGNKNRSQRRGLAIGCGGTLGSAWIVAALAATREVLDWDPREADVLLGTSAGAETVTLLGSGIGVDELVAMQRGTSTNPILSAHMRSEPGRFPPLPRPRLGELALSLRAPATGQRLLTAGSGLLPIGGGDASWLQHLADRLNPGRSWVSHPATWLVGMDYATGERVPFGAPDAPPATLGAALRASWAVPGWFPPVSIAGRRFIDGGAGSTASVDLLAAQQLDEVLVLAPMASVEEEVPATGPGHFLERQLRSRMSAQLAAEVGVLRAAGTRVLVLGATADDLEVMGPNFMDGRRRLETFEHSLRSTRRALEQGAFA from the coding sequence ATGGGTAACAAAAACCGGTCGCAACGGCGCGGCCTGGCCATCGGCTGCGGCGGCACGCTCGGGTCCGCCTGGATCGTCGCCGCGCTGGCCGCCACCCGAGAGGTGCTCGACTGGGATCCGCGCGAGGCGGATGTGCTGCTCGGCACGTCGGCGGGTGCCGAGACGGTCACCCTGCTCGGCAGCGGTATCGGCGTGGATGAACTCGTCGCCATGCAGCGCGGCACCTCGACGAATCCGATTCTGTCGGCGCATATGCGTTCCGAACCCGGACGGTTCCCGCCGCTGCCCCGGCCGCGGCTGGGTGAGTTGGCTTTGAGCCTGCGTGCGCCCGCGACCGGACAGCGGTTGCTCACCGCGGGCAGCGGCCTACTGCCGATCGGCGGTGGTGATGCGAGCTGGTTGCAACACCTGGCCGACCGCCTGAACCCGGGCCGCTCCTGGGTATCTCATCCCGCGACCTGGCTGGTCGGCATGGATTATGCGACGGGAGAACGGGTTCCATTCGGCGCGCCCGACGCACCGCCGGCGACTTTGGGTGCGGCGCTGCGTGCGTCGTGGGCGGTACCCGGATGGTTCCCGCCCGTTTCTATTGCCGGACGCCGTTTCATCGATGGCGGTGCGGGCTCGACCGCATCGGTGGATCTGCTTGCCGCACAACAACTCGACGAGGTGCTGGTGCTCGCGCCGATGGCCTCCGTCGAAGAAGAAGTCCCCGCGACCGGTCCCGGTCATTTCCTGGAGCGGCAGCTGCGCAGTCGCATGAGCGCCCAGCTCGCCGCCGAGGTCGGGGTGTTGCGTGCGGCAGGTACGCGCGTCCTCGTGCTCGGCGCCACCGCAGACGATCTCGAGGTAATGGGCCCGAATTTCATGGACGGCCGCCGCCGTCTCGAAACCTTCGAACACAGTCTGCGCAGCACTCGCCGAGCGCTGGAACAAGGAGCCTTCGCATGA